One window from the genome of Halostella litorea encodes:
- a CDS encoding cbb3-type cytochrome c oxidase subunit I — MGALLVGVAVWLTRLENWRSYTPLAGGGAVGDETGHAHQEKPGGLIRWLTTVDHKDIGLLYGTYALVAFVWGGLAAVLMRAELTTENIALLGNTQVYNALLTSHGITMLFLFGTPIIAAFANYLVPLLIDADDMAFPRINAIAFWLLPPGALLIWGGFFIAPFTDAVSNAAATSWTMYPPLSVEQTNPTVDLMLLGLHLTGVSATMGAINFIATIFTERGEEVGWSNLDIFSWTILTQSGLILFAFPLLGSAIVMLLLDRNFDTMFFAVEGGGTILWQHLFWFFGHPEVYILVLPPMGIVSYVLPRFAGRKLFGFKFVVYSTLAIGVLSFGVWAHHMFTTGIDPRLRASFMAVSLAIAIPSAVKTFNWITTMWNGNIRLTTPMLFCIGFISNFIIGGVTGVFLAAIPVDLVLHDTYYVVGHFHYVVMGAIAFAGFAGLYYWYPMYTGRMYQRTLGKWHFWLSMIGTNLTFFTMILLGYAGFTRRYATYGGLTVGPVETITVLHQLATVGAFILLIGQVIFVWNMVSSWIDGRKIEDGDPWNLEENGVHTREWTWFDRKISTTLMDGGDETETLPDGGQEPTDDS, encoded by the coding sequence ATGGGGGCCTTGCTCGTGGGGGTCGCCGTCTGGCTCACGCGCCTCGAGAACTGGCGCTCGTACACGCCGCTCGCGGGCGGGGGAGCCGTCGGCGACGAGACAGGCCACGCACATCAGGAAAAGCCCGGCGGCCTCATCCGCTGGCTCACGACGGTCGACCACAAGGACATCGGCCTGCTGTACGGGACGTACGCGCTCGTCGCGTTCGTCTGGGGCGGCCTCGCCGCCGTCCTCATGCGGGCCGAACTCACGACGGAGAACATCGCGCTGTTGGGCAACACGCAGGTGTACAACGCCCTGCTGACGAGCCACGGGATCACGATGCTGTTCCTGTTCGGGACGCCGATCATCGCGGCGTTCGCGAACTACCTCGTCCCGCTGCTCATCGACGCGGACGACATGGCGTTCCCGCGGATCAACGCCATCGCGTTCTGGCTGCTCCCGCCCGGCGCGTTGCTCATCTGGGGCGGCTTCTTCATCGCGCCTTTCACCGACGCGGTGTCGAACGCCGCCGCGACGTCGTGGACCATGTACCCGCCGCTGTCGGTCGAGCAGACCAACCCCACGGTCGACCTCATGCTGCTCGGTCTCCACCTGACGGGAGTCTCGGCGACCATGGGGGCGATCAACTTCATCGCCACCATCTTCACCGAGCGCGGCGAGGAGGTCGGCTGGTCGAACCTCGACATCTTCTCGTGGACGATCCTCACCCAGTCCGGGCTCATCCTGTTTGCCTTCCCGCTTCTGGGCAGCGCGATCGTGATGCTGCTGCTCGACCGGAACTTCGACACGATGTTCTTCGCCGTGGAGGGCGGCGGGACGATACTCTGGCAACACCTGTTCTGGTTCTTCGGCCACCCCGAGGTGTACATCCTCGTCCTCCCGCCGATGGGGATCGTCAGCTACGTCCTCCCACGGTTCGCCGGGCGGAAGCTGTTCGGGTTCAAGTTCGTCGTCTACTCCACGCTGGCCATCGGCGTGCTCTCGTTCGGCGTCTGGGCCCACCACATGTTCACGACGGGCATCGACCCGCGCCTCCGCGCTAGCTTCATGGCGGTGTCGCTGGCCATCGCCATACCGAGCGCGGTCAAGACGTTCAACTGGATCACGACGATGTGGAACGGCAACATCCGGCTGACGACGCCGATGCTGTTCTGCATCGGGTTCATCTCGAACTTCATCATCGGCGGGGTCACGGGCGTGTTCCTCGCGGCCATCCCGGTCGACCTCGTGCTCCACGACACGTACTACGTCGTCGGGCACTTCCACTACGTCGTGATGGGCGCCATCGCCTTCGCCGGCTTCGCCGGGCTGTACTACTGGTACCCGATGTACACCGGGCGGATGTACCAGCGGACGCTCGGGAAGTGGCACTTCTGGCTGTCGATGATCGGCACGAACCTGACGTTCTTCACCATGATCCTGCTGGGCTACGCCGGCTTCACGCGCCGCTACGCCACCTACGGCGGGCTCACCGTCGGGCCGGTCGAGACCATCACCGTGCTCCACCAGCTCGCCACCGTCGGCGCGTTCATCCTGCTCATCGGGCAGGTCATCTTCGTCTGGAACATGGTGAGCTCCTGGATCGACGGGCGGAAGATCGAGGACGGCGACCCGTGGAACCTGGAGGAGAACGGCGTCCACACCCGCGAGTGGACCTGGTTCGACCGGAAGATAAGCACGACGCTCATGGACGGCGGCGACGAGACGGAGACGCTCCCCGACGGCGGGCAGGAGCCGACCGACGACTCCTGA
- a CDS encoding DUF7520 family protein, with translation MSTITDASVGGKRMVLGIYAAIVALAAVFGAMVGLVLPAKENAPETAGFGPFVFEINPLNFAVYGAVNIAVVLGVLLLLMWAVSNRYPDA, from the coding sequence ATGTCGACGATCACGGACGCCTCGGTCGGCGGGAAGCGGATGGTGCTTGGCATCTACGCCGCCATCGTCGCGCTCGCCGCCGTCTTCGGCGCGATGGTCGGGCTGGTGCTCCCGGCGAAGGAGAACGCGCCGGAGACGGCCGGCTTCGGCCCGTTCGTCTTCGAGATTAACCCGCTGAACTTCGCGGTGTACGGGGCCGTGAACATCGCCGTCGTCCTCGGGGTCCTCCTGCTTCTGATGTGGGCCGTGTCGAACCGCTACCCGGACGCCTAG